From the Excalfactoria chinensis isolate bCotChi1 chromosome 1, bCotChi1.hap2, whole genome shotgun sequence genome, one window contains:
- the ZC3H13 gene encoding zinc finger CCCH domain-containing protein 13 isoform X1 — MSKIRRKVTVENTKTISDSTSRRPSVFERLGPSTGSTAETQCRNWLKTGNCLYGNTCRFVHGPSPRGKGYSSSYRRSPERPTGDLRERMKNKRQDVEAEPQKRSTEESSSPVRKESSRGRHREKEDIKITKERTPESEEENGDWETNREDSDNGDVNYDYDHELSLEMKRQKIQRELMKLEQENMEKREEIVIKKEISPEVVRSKLSPSPRKSSKSPKRRSSPKSSSSASKKEKKASTVSSPLLDQQRSSKSNQSKKKGPRTPSPPPPVQEETPLGKKHKEKHKGKERLDEKTREVKERGRDFERHKEKKEKQRDPSEGSHRQKRSPSPADHSGSNSSPSREYSPPAARRRQVSRAPVKSTTHKHNFSPSRRSASPSGQRHSPISSRHHSSSSQSGSSVQRHSPSPHRKRTPSPSYQRTASPPARRSSSPYPPRSSSSPQRKRSPSRHRSPGREKERHNRDRTSQSHDRRHERRDETRGKREKERETRDDRDYDQEQSTSRDHRDDRESRDGRDRRDTRDNRDRRETRESRDTRDSRDTRDYSRDNKDSRDQRDSRSTRDSHDYRDRESRDAHKKDDQYQEDSRSYGRSHGREESSRAETRNDSRSDSRNESRSDRTGRSRGRGPELSDKGSRTRGSQVDGHSSSGNYHDSWESRSSYPDRDRYDSRDQARDSSFERRHSERDRRDNRERDQRASSPVRHQGRSDDLERDERRDERRVDRSDDRRDERARERERERERERERERERDREREREKERELERDRARERERERERDKDRDRERDRDRDHDREREREREREKEREREREERERERERERDRERERERERGRDRDKERERQRDWDDKDKGREDRRDKREDIREERSSRDVHEERKSKKRHRNESSPSPRQSPKRRREHSPDSDAYNSGDDKNEKHRLLSQVVRPQESRSLSPSHITEERQSRWKEEERKSDRKESSRRYEEPEFKERERISSSDKQREQPDASESSRSRVQESLGRRPSEERDASDRLHDDSKKKSKIQKKATKKKKDDDSGVERYTNESTTEESQVFSPKKGQKKKNVEKKRKRSKGDSEVSDEEIVPHHKKKKGPRTPPVTKEELVEAPPEKAVAEVPQKREETTFSDWSDEDVPERGDIVVPERSTEESHRKSHRMRVEKVEAPHVTIDDGPHRKPVDQKRSSSLGSNRSHASSRLRSPSNESAHRSGDDQTGRKRILHSTSRDRDREKKSLEITGERKSRIDQLKRGEPSRSTSSDRQDSRSHSSRRSSPESDRQVHSRSGSFDSRERLQERDRHDHDRERDRDRREGRQRDWDRDRDIDKDWPRSRERERLREREREREKRRELDRERDRQLPDTAERERDRTLDISSQKESTKHSETKLDRDHEKEFDGVCRDSAASEKERPDKDSGSLQGFEDGNEAEKVESLEGGEDEAKIDDVQSLASGAGEYEPISDDELDEILAGDAEKREDQQEDEKMPGKNPVDVIDVDWSSLMPKQPKEPREAGAALLKFTPGAVMLRVGISKRLAGPELFTKIKETCQKALEKPKDAENLFEHELGALNMAALLRKEERAGLLSNLGPCCKALCFRRDSAIRKQLMKNEKGATKQTYTNPAAMDSDLLRLSLRLFKRKTVCQVPGQEKTEDSKIPQPAIQQELCVS; from the exons AAAGAGTCTTCACGAGGAAGGcatagagaaaaggaagatatCAAAATTACAAAGGAGAGAACACCAGAAAGTGAAGAGGAAAATGGAGACTGGGAAACAAATAGAGAAG actCTGATAATGGAGATGTTAACTATGATTATGATCATGAGCTGTCTTTGGAAATGAAGCGCCAGAAGATTCAGAGAGAACTCATGAAGTTGGAACAGGAAAACATGGAGAAACGAGAGGAGATTGTCATTAAAAAGGAG ATTTCTCCAGAGGTGGTTAGGTCTAAATTATCACCATCACCAAGGAAGTCTAGCAAGTCTCCAAAACGAAGGTCTAGTCCGAAGTCTTCCTCTTCAGCTAgtaagaaggagaagaaagcgTCTACTGTATCTTCCCCACTGTTGGATCAGCAGAG GAGTTCTAAAAGTAACCAGAGTAAAAAGAAAGGTCCTCGTACCCCAAGTCCTCCTCCTCCAGTACAAGAGGAAACTcccttaggaaaaaaacacaaagaaaaacataaaggCAAAGAGCGTTTAGATGAAAAGACAAGGGAGGTGAAAGAGAGAGGGCGTGACTTTGAaagacacaaagagaaaaaagagaagcagag AGATCCTTCTGAAGGTTCCCATAGACAGAAGCGTTCTCCCAGTCCTGCAGATCATTCTGGCAGTAATTCTTCCCCTTCTAGGGAGTATTCGCCACCTGCTGCAAGGCGACGACAAGTCTCACGAGCCCCAGTGAAATCGACTACTCACAAGCATAACTTCTCACCCTCTCGCAG GTCTGCTTCTCCATCTGGCCAGCGTCATTCTCCCATATCCTCTAGACATCACTCTTCTTCATCACAGTCTGGTTCCTCTGTTCAAAGACATTCTCCTTCCCCACACCGCAAAAGAACTCCTTCTCCCTCCTATCAAAGGACAGCTTCTCCGCCTGCAAGGCGATCATCTTCCCCCTACCCCCCAcgttcttcctcttctcctcagAGGAAGCGAAGCCCTTCAAGACACCGATCtcctggaagagaaaaggaaaggcacAATCGAGACCGAACTTCACAGTCTCATGACAGGCGCCATGAAAGGCGGGATG aaactagagggaaaagagaaaaagaaagagaaacaagagaTGATCGTGATTATGACCAGGAGCAGAGTACCTCCAGGGATCATAGAGACGATAGAGAATCTCGTGATGGAAGAGATCGGAGGGACACAAGGGATAACAGAGATCGGAGGGAGACGAGGGAATCCAGAGACACTCGAGACTCCAGAGATACAAGGGATTATAGCAGAGATAACAAAGATAGTCGTGATCAAAGAGACTCACGTTCTACGCGAGATTCTCATGACTATAGAGACAGAGAAAGTCGGGATGCCCATAAAAAGGATGACCAGTATCAGGAGGACTCACGCAGCTATGGGAGATCCCATGGGAGAGAGGAGAGCTCTCGTGCTGAAACAAGGAATGATTCCAGAAGTGATTCCAGAAATGAGAGCAGAAGCGATCGAACTGGCAGAAGTCGAGGCAGAGGGCCGGAATTATCTGACAAAG GAAGTCGGACTAGAGGATCCCAGGTTGATGGCCACAGCAGTAGTGGAAACTACCATGACAGTTGGGAATCAAGGAGTAGCTACCCTGATCGGGATCGCTACGATAGTCGAGACCAAGCAAGGGATTCCTCCTTTGAAAGAAGACATAGTGAACGGGACAGGCGGGACAACAGAGAAAGAG ATCAGAGAGCAAGCTCACCAGTACGACATCAAGGACGAAGTGATGACCTTGAGCGGGATGAAAGACGAGATGAACGAAGAGTAGATCGGAGTGATGATAGGAGAGATGAAAGGGCCCGGGAGAGAGAGcgggaaagagagagggagcGAGAGAGGGAGCGAGAAAGAGACCGGGAAcgagagagggagaaggaaagggagtTGGAACGAGATCGTGCTCGGGAAcgagagagagagcgagagcGAGACAAAGATAGGGATCGTGAGCGTGATCGAGACCGGGACCATGACAGAGAAAGGGAAcgagaaagagaaagagagaaggagcgAGAGCGAGAGAGGGAGGAACGAGAGAGGGAGCGAGAGCGTGAAAGAGATCGTGAGCGGGAACGAGAAAGGGAGCGAGGTCGAGACAGAGATAAAGAAAGAGAGCGACAGAGAGACTGGGATGACAAAGACAAAGGAAGGGAAGACCGCAGGGACAAGAGAGAAGATATTCGAGAAGAAAGAAGCTCAAGAGATGTCCATGAAGAAAGGAAGTCCAA GAAGCGTCACCGAAATGAAAGCAGTCCAAGCCCTCGTCAGTCACCCAAACGTCGCCGTGAGCACTCTCCTGACAGTGATGCTTATAACAGTGGAGATGATAAAA ATGAAAAGCACAGACTTCTTAGCCAGGTTGTGCGACCACAGGAATCCCGATCACTGAGTCCCTCTCACATTacagaagaaagacagagcCGCTGGAAAGAAGAAGAACGAAAGtcagacagaaaggaaagctcCCGGCGTTATGAAGAACCAGAgtttaaagagagagagagaatttctTCATCAGATAAGCAGAGAGAGCAACCAGATGCTTCAGAAAGCTCCCGGTCCAGAGTTCAGGAAAGTCTTGGACGCCGTCCCTCTGAAGAAAGAGATGCTTCTGATAGATTGCATGATGACAGCAAGAAGAAgtctaaaatacagaaaaaggccacaaagaaaaagaaagatgatgaCAGTGGGGTGGAAAGGTACACTAATGAATCAACGACGGAGGAAAGCCAGGTCTTTTCTCCCAAGAAaggtcaaaaaaagaaaaacgtaGAGAAAAAGCGGAAGAGGTCCAAGGGTGATTCTGAGGTTTCCGATGAAGAAATTGTTCCACAtcataaaaagaagaaaggtcCGAGAACCCCTCCTGTGACAAAAGAGGAACTGGTTGAAGCACCACCTGAGAAAGCTGTGGCAGAAGTCCcccagaaaagagaagagactACATTTAGTGACTGGTCCGATGAAGATGTTCCAGAACGTGGTGACATTGTCGTTCCAGAAAGAAGCACTGAGGAATCCCATAGAAAGAGTCACAGAATGAGAGTAGAAAAGGTGGAAGCCCCACATGTTACAATAGATGATGGACCACATCGTAAACCTGTGGATCAGAAACGCAGCAGCAGTCTTGGTAGTAATCGGAGCCATGCCTCAAGCAGACTTCGATCCCCTTCCAATGAGTCAGCTCATCGCAGTGGCGATGACCAGACCGGACGGAAGAGGATCCTGCACAGTACCTCTAGGGACAgggacagagagaagaaaagcttaGAAATCACTGGGGAACGAAAGTCCAGAATTGATCAGTTGAAAAGAGGGGAGCCCAGTCGCAGCACATCTTCAg atCGTCAAGATTCAAGAAGCCACAGTTCAAGAAGAAGTTCTCCTGAATCAGATCGTCAGGTCCACTCCAGATCTGGGTCCTTTGACAGCAGGGAAAGACTTCAGGAGCGAGATCGGCATGACCATGATCGAGAGCGAGACAGAGACAGGAGAGAGGGAAGACAGAGAGACTGGGATCGAGACCGAGACATTGACAAAGACTGGCCAAGGAGCAGGGAGCGAGAGAGACTCCGAGAACGcgagagagagagggaaaagagaagggagctggacagagagagagacagacagcTGCCTGATACTGCTGAAAGAGAGAGGGACAGAACTCTTGATATTTCCTCTCAAAAAGAATCAACAAAACACAGCGAAACAAAACTGGACAGAGATCATGAAAAAGAATTTGATGGTGTTTGTCGAGATTCTGCAGCTTCGGAGAAGGAAAGACCTGACAAAGATTCAGGATCGTTACAGGGTTTTGAAGATGGCAATGAGGCTGAAAAGGTAGAGAGTCTAGAAG GAGGAGAAGACGAAGCAAAGATTGATGATGTGCAGTCACTGGCATCTGGTGCTGGAGAATACGAGCCAATCAGCGATGATGAACTGGATGAAATCTTGGCAGGTGATGCAGAAAAGAGGGAGGATCAACAGGAAGATGAGAAGATGCCTGGTAAAA ATCCTGTGGATGTTATAGATGTTGATTGGTCCAGTCTCATGCCAAAGCAGCCAAAAGAACCACGAGAGGCTGGGGCTGCGCTCTTAAAGTTCACGCCAGGTGCTGTTATGTTGAGAGTTGGCATTTCCAAGCGATTGGCTGGACCAGAACTCTTCACCAAAATTAAAGAGACGTGCCAGAAAGCATTAGAAAAACCTAAAG ATGCAGAAAATCTCTTTGAACATGAGCTGGGAGCCTTGAACATGGCTGCGCTTCTACGAAAAGAGGAGAGAGCGGGTCTTCTCAGCAATCTGGGTCCTTGCTGTAAAGCTCTGTGCTTTAGAAGGGATTCTGCGATTCGTAAGCAGCTCATGAAGAATGAAAAG GgagcaacaaaacaaacttaCACAAATCCTGCAGCGATGGACAGCGACTTGTTACGTTTGAGTCTACGGTTATTCAAACGCAAGACTGTGTGCCAAGTTCCTGGGCAGGAAAAGACAGAGGATAGTAAAATTCCACAACCAGCTATCCAGCAGGAATTGTGTGTGTCTTAA
- the ZC3H13 gene encoding zinc finger CCCH domain-containing protein 13 isoform X2 has product MSKIRRKVTVENTKTISDSTSRRPSVFERLGPSTGSTAETQCRNWLKTGNCLYGNTCRFVHGPSPRGKGYSSSYRRSPERPTGDLRERMKNKRQDVEAEPQKRSTEESSSPVRKESSRGRHREKEDIKITKERTPESEEENGDWETNREDSDNGDVNYDYDHELSLEMKRQKIQRELMKLEQENMEKREEIVIKKEISPEVVRSKLSPSPRKSSKSPKRRSSPKSSSSASKKEKKASTVSSPLLDQQRSSKSNQSKKKGPRTPSPPPPVQEETPLGKKHKEKHKGKERLDEKTREVKERGRDFERHKEKKEKQRDPSEGSHRQKRSPSPADHSGSNSSPSREYSPPAARRRQVSRAPVKSTTHKHNFSPSRRSASPSGQRHSPISSRHHSSSSQSGSSVQRHSPSPHRKRTPSPSYQRTASPPARRSSSPYPPRSSSSPQRKRSPSRHRSPGREKERHNRDRTSQSHDRRHERRDETRGKREKERETRDDRDYDQEQSTSRDHRDDRESRDGRDRRDTRDNRDRRETRESRDTRDSRDTRDYSRDNKDSRDQRDSRSTRDSHDYRDRESRDAHKKDDQYQEDSRSYGRSHGREESSRAETRNDSRSDSRNESRSDRTGRSRGRGPELSDKGSRTRGSQVDGHSSSGNYHDSWESRSSYPDRDRYDSRDQARDSSFERRHSERDRRDNRERDQRASSPVRHQGRSDDLERDERRDERRVDRSDDRRDERARERERERERERERERERDREREREKERELERDRARERERERERDKDRDRERDRDRDHDREREREREREKEREREREERERERERERDRERERERERGRDRDKERERQRDWDDKDKGREDRRDKREDIREERSSRDVHEERKSKKRHRNESSPSPRQSPKRRREHSPDSDAYNSGDDKNEKHRLLSQVVRPQESRSLSPSHITEERQSRWKEEERKSDRKESSRRYEEPEFKERERISSSDKQREQPDASESSRSRVQESLGRRPSEERDASDRLHDDSKKKSKIQKKATKKKKDDDSGVERYTNESTTEESQVFSPKKGQKKKNVEKKRKRSKGDSEVSDEEIVPHHKKKKGPRTPPVTKEELVEAPPEKAVAEVPQKREETTFSDWSDEDVPERGDIVVPERSTEESHRKSHRMRVEKVEAPHVTIDDGPHRKPVDQKRSSSLGSNRSHASSRLRSPSNESAHRSGDDQTGRKRILHSTSRDRDREKKSLEITGERKSRIDQLKRGEPSRSTSSDRQDSRSHSSRRSSPESDRQVHSRSGSFDSRERLQERDRHDHDRERDRDRREGRQRDWDRDRDIDKDWPRSRERERLREREREREKRRELDRERDRQLPDTAERERDRTLDISSQKESTKHSETKLDRDHEKEFDGVCRDSAASEKERPDKDSGSLQGFEDGNEAEKVESLEGGEDEAKIDDVQSLASGAGEYEPISDDELDEILAGDAEKREDQQEDEKMPDPVDVIDVDWSSLMPKQPKEPREAGAALLKFTPGAVMLRVGISKRLAGPELFTKIKETCQKALEKPKDAENLFEHELGALNMAALLRKEERAGLLSNLGPCCKALCFRRDSAIRKQLMKNEKGATKQTYTNPAAMDSDLLRLSLRLFKRKTVCQVPGQEKTEDSKIPQPAIQQELCVS; this is encoded by the exons AAAGAGTCTTCACGAGGAAGGcatagagaaaaggaagatatCAAAATTACAAAGGAGAGAACACCAGAAAGTGAAGAGGAAAATGGAGACTGGGAAACAAATAGAGAAG actCTGATAATGGAGATGTTAACTATGATTATGATCATGAGCTGTCTTTGGAAATGAAGCGCCAGAAGATTCAGAGAGAACTCATGAAGTTGGAACAGGAAAACATGGAGAAACGAGAGGAGATTGTCATTAAAAAGGAG ATTTCTCCAGAGGTGGTTAGGTCTAAATTATCACCATCACCAAGGAAGTCTAGCAAGTCTCCAAAACGAAGGTCTAGTCCGAAGTCTTCCTCTTCAGCTAgtaagaaggagaagaaagcgTCTACTGTATCTTCCCCACTGTTGGATCAGCAGAG GAGTTCTAAAAGTAACCAGAGTAAAAAGAAAGGTCCTCGTACCCCAAGTCCTCCTCCTCCAGTACAAGAGGAAACTcccttaggaaaaaaacacaaagaaaaacataaaggCAAAGAGCGTTTAGATGAAAAGACAAGGGAGGTGAAAGAGAGAGGGCGTGACTTTGAaagacacaaagagaaaaaagagaagcagag AGATCCTTCTGAAGGTTCCCATAGACAGAAGCGTTCTCCCAGTCCTGCAGATCATTCTGGCAGTAATTCTTCCCCTTCTAGGGAGTATTCGCCACCTGCTGCAAGGCGACGACAAGTCTCACGAGCCCCAGTGAAATCGACTACTCACAAGCATAACTTCTCACCCTCTCGCAG GTCTGCTTCTCCATCTGGCCAGCGTCATTCTCCCATATCCTCTAGACATCACTCTTCTTCATCACAGTCTGGTTCCTCTGTTCAAAGACATTCTCCTTCCCCACACCGCAAAAGAACTCCTTCTCCCTCCTATCAAAGGACAGCTTCTCCGCCTGCAAGGCGATCATCTTCCCCCTACCCCCCAcgttcttcctcttctcctcagAGGAAGCGAAGCCCTTCAAGACACCGATCtcctggaagagaaaaggaaaggcacAATCGAGACCGAACTTCACAGTCTCATGACAGGCGCCATGAAAGGCGGGATG aaactagagggaaaagagaaaaagaaagagaaacaagagaTGATCGTGATTATGACCAGGAGCAGAGTACCTCCAGGGATCATAGAGACGATAGAGAATCTCGTGATGGAAGAGATCGGAGGGACACAAGGGATAACAGAGATCGGAGGGAGACGAGGGAATCCAGAGACACTCGAGACTCCAGAGATACAAGGGATTATAGCAGAGATAACAAAGATAGTCGTGATCAAAGAGACTCACGTTCTACGCGAGATTCTCATGACTATAGAGACAGAGAAAGTCGGGATGCCCATAAAAAGGATGACCAGTATCAGGAGGACTCACGCAGCTATGGGAGATCCCATGGGAGAGAGGAGAGCTCTCGTGCTGAAACAAGGAATGATTCCAGAAGTGATTCCAGAAATGAGAGCAGAAGCGATCGAACTGGCAGAAGTCGAGGCAGAGGGCCGGAATTATCTGACAAAG GAAGTCGGACTAGAGGATCCCAGGTTGATGGCCACAGCAGTAGTGGAAACTACCATGACAGTTGGGAATCAAGGAGTAGCTACCCTGATCGGGATCGCTACGATAGTCGAGACCAAGCAAGGGATTCCTCCTTTGAAAGAAGACATAGTGAACGGGACAGGCGGGACAACAGAGAAAGAG ATCAGAGAGCAAGCTCACCAGTACGACATCAAGGACGAAGTGATGACCTTGAGCGGGATGAAAGACGAGATGAACGAAGAGTAGATCGGAGTGATGATAGGAGAGATGAAAGGGCCCGGGAGAGAGAGcgggaaagagagagggagcGAGAGAGGGAGCGAGAAAGAGACCGGGAAcgagagagggagaaggaaagggagtTGGAACGAGATCGTGCTCGGGAAcgagagagagagcgagagcGAGACAAAGATAGGGATCGTGAGCGTGATCGAGACCGGGACCATGACAGAGAAAGGGAAcgagaaagagaaagagagaaggagcgAGAGCGAGAGAGGGAGGAACGAGAGAGGGAGCGAGAGCGTGAAAGAGATCGTGAGCGGGAACGAGAAAGGGAGCGAGGTCGAGACAGAGATAAAGAAAGAGAGCGACAGAGAGACTGGGATGACAAAGACAAAGGAAGGGAAGACCGCAGGGACAAGAGAGAAGATATTCGAGAAGAAAGAAGCTCAAGAGATGTCCATGAAGAAAGGAAGTCCAA GAAGCGTCACCGAAATGAAAGCAGTCCAAGCCCTCGTCAGTCACCCAAACGTCGCCGTGAGCACTCTCCTGACAGTGATGCTTATAACAGTGGAGATGATAAAA ATGAAAAGCACAGACTTCTTAGCCAGGTTGTGCGACCACAGGAATCCCGATCACTGAGTCCCTCTCACATTacagaagaaagacagagcCGCTGGAAAGAAGAAGAACGAAAGtcagacagaaaggaaagctcCCGGCGTTATGAAGAACCAGAgtttaaagagagagagagaatttctTCATCAGATAAGCAGAGAGAGCAACCAGATGCTTCAGAAAGCTCCCGGTCCAGAGTTCAGGAAAGTCTTGGACGCCGTCCCTCTGAAGAAAGAGATGCTTCTGATAGATTGCATGATGACAGCAAGAAGAAgtctaaaatacagaaaaaggccacaaagaaaaagaaagatgatgaCAGTGGGGTGGAAAGGTACACTAATGAATCAACGACGGAGGAAAGCCAGGTCTTTTCTCCCAAGAAaggtcaaaaaaagaaaaacgtaGAGAAAAAGCGGAAGAGGTCCAAGGGTGATTCTGAGGTTTCCGATGAAGAAATTGTTCCACAtcataaaaagaagaaaggtcCGAGAACCCCTCCTGTGACAAAAGAGGAACTGGTTGAAGCACCACCTGAGAAAGCTGTGGCAGAAGTCCcccagaaaagagaagagactACATTTAGTGACTGGTCCGATGAAGATGTTCCAGAACGTGGTGACATTGTCGTTCCAGAAAGAAGCACTGAGGAATCCCATAGAAAGAGTCACAGAATGAGAGTAGAAAAGGTGGAAGCCCCACATGTTACAATAGATGATGGACCACATCGTAAACCTGTGGATCAGAAACGCAGCAGCAGTCTTGGTAGTAATCGGAGCCATGCCTCAAGCAGACTTCGATCCCCTTCCAATGAGTCAGCTCATCGCAGTGGCGATGACCAGACCGGACGGAAGAGGATCCTGCACAGTACCTCTAGGGACAgggacagagagaagaaaagcttaGAAATCACTGGGGAACGAAAGTCCAGAATTGATCAGTTGAAAAGAGGGGAGCCCAGTCGCAGCACATCTTCAg atCGTCAAGATTCAAGAAGCCACAGTTCAAGAAGAAGTTCTCCTGAATCAGATCGTCAGGTCCACTCCAGATCTGGGTCCTTTGACAGCAGGGAAAGACTTCAGGAGCGAGATCGGCATGACCATGATCGAGAGCGAGACAGAGACAGGAGAGAGGGAAGACAGAGAGACTGGGATCGAGACCGAGACATTGACAAAGACTGGCCAAGGAGCAGGGAGCGAGAGAGACTCCGAGAACGcgagagagagagggaaaagagaagggagctggacagagagagagacagacagcTGCCTGATACTGCTGAAAGAGAGAGGGACAGAACTCTTGATATTTCCTCTCAAAAAGAATCAACAAAACACAGCGAAACAAAACTGGACAGAGATCATGAAAAAGAATTTGATGGTGTTTGTCGAGATTCTGCAGCTTCGGAGAAGGAAAGACCTGACAAAGATTCAGGATCGTTACAGGGTTTTGAAGATGGCAATGAGGCTGAAAAGGTAGAGAGTCTAGAAG GAGGAGAAGACGAAGCAAAGATTGATGATGTGCAGTCACTGGCATCTGGTGCTGGAGAATACGAGCCAATCAGCGATGATGAACTGGATGAAATCTTGGCAGGTGATGCAGAAAAGAGGGAGGATCAACAGGAAGATGAGAAGATGCCTG ATCCTGTGGATGTTATAGATGTTGATTGGTCCAGTCTCATGCCAAAGCAGCCAAAAGAACCACGAGAGGCTGGGGCTGCGCTCTTAAAGTTCACGCCAGGTGCTGTTATGTTGAGAGTTGGCATTTCCAAGCGATTGGCTGGACCAGAACTCTTCACCAAAATTAAAGAGACGTGCCAGAAAGCATTAGAAAAACCTAAAG ATGCAGAAAATCTCTTTGAACATGAGCTGGGAGCCTTGAACATGGCTGCGCTTCTACGAAAAGAGGAGAGAGCGGGTCTTCTCAGCAATCTGGGTCCTTGCTGTAAAGCTCTGTGCTTTAGAAGGGATTCTGCGATTCGTAAGCAGCTCATGAAGAATGAAAAG GgagcaacaaaacaaacttaCACAAATCCTGCAGCGATGGACAGCGACTTGTTACGTTTGAGTCTACGGTTATTCAAACGCAAGACTGTGTGCCAAGTTCCTGGGCAGGAAAAGACAGAGGATAGTAAAATTCCACAACCAGCTATCCAGCAGGAATTGTGTGTGTCTTAA